A window from Bubalus kerabau isolate K-KA32 ecotype Philippines breed swamp buffalo chromosome 5, PCC_UOA_SB_1v2, whole genome shotgun sequence encodes these proteins:
- the CTSC gene encoding dipeptidyl peptidase 1 isoform X2 gives MGPWPGSRLAALLLLVCGAGSVLGDTPANCTYPDLLGTWVFQVGPSGSQRDVNCSVMGPPEKKVVVHLKKLDTAYDDLGNSGHFTIIYNQGFEIVLNDYKWFAFFKDVTDLISQFFMQLGTVGMYDIPHLRNKLVIK, from the exons ATGGGTCCCTGGCCCGGCTCGCGGCTCGCCGCGCTCTTGCTGCTCGTCTGTGGCGCTGGCTCCGTGCTCGGGGACACGCCTGCCAACTGCACCTACCCCGACCTGCTGGGCACCTGGGTCTTCCAGGTGGGCCCCAGCGGCTCCCAGCGCGATGTCAACTGCTCGGTGATGG gacCCCCAGAAAAAAAAGTGGTTGTGCACCTCAAGAAGTTGGATACAGCATATGATGACTTGGGCAATTCCGGCCATTTCACCATCATTTACAATCAAGGCTTTGAGATTGTGTTGAATGACTACAAATGGTTCGCCTTTTTTAAG GATGTCACTGATCTTATCAGTCAGTTTTTCATGCAACTGGGAACTGTGGGGATGTATGATATTCCACATCTGAGGAACAAACTGG TTATTAAATAG